One window of Elaeis guineensis isolate ETL-2024a chromosome 11, EG11, whole genome shotgun sequence genomic DNA carries:
- the LOC140852354 gene encoding uncharacterized protein translates to MFTELMGPERYGRVRGYGVGVTPTQLSEVSRYTQHAAADAQDSRVRRLEAEIQEIRQSRAAEMEEMQQSRAEMQAMRGQIDRLTSLLEMYGPSQAPGTSGTRRDSGTLRGDNDDHPPAD, encoded by the exons atgttcacagagttgatgggaccagagcgctacggccgagtgaggggttatggagtaggagtcacccccactcagttatctgaggttagtagatatacgcagcatgctgcagcagatgctcaggattcacgcgttcgcagactcgaggcggagatacaggagattagacagagtcgtgccgctgagatggaggagatgcaacagagccgtgccgagatgcaggccatgaggggacagattgatcgccttacatctttattagagatgtatggtccatctcag gctcctggcacatcaggcacccgtcgagacagcggcacgttacgtggagacaacgacgaccatccgcctgcggattga